The following proteins come from a genomic window of Mycolicibacterium rufum:
- a CDS encoding carbonic anhydrase, translating into MPNTNPLTAWKALKEGNERFVAGKPEHPSQSIERRASLTAAQKPTAVVFGCGDSRVAAEIIFDQGLGDMFVVRTAGHVIDSAVLGSIEYAVAVLNVPLIVVLGHDSCGAVGATLAALDDGAVPSGYIRDIVERVTPSILVGRREGLTRVDEFEARHVTETGKQLLSRSTTIAEAVREGRLAIVGLTYHLADGQVVLRDHIGDIGEN; encoded by the coding sequence ATGCCGAACACGAACCCGTTGACCGCGTGGAAAGCACTCAAGGAGGGTAACGAGCGCTTCGTCGCGGGCAAGCCCGAGCATCCCAGCCAGAGCATCGAGCGTCGTGCCAGCCTTACTGCCGCGCAGAAGCCCACCGCGGTGGTGTTCGGCTGCGGCGACAGCCGGGTCGCGGCGGAGATCATCTTCGACCAGGGCCTGGGCGACATGTTCGTGGTCCGTACCGCCGGACACGTCATCGACAGCGCGGTGCTCGGCTCGATCGAGTACGCCGTCGCCGTGCTCAACGTCCCGCTGATCGTCGTGCTCGGGCACGACAGCTGCGGCGCGGTCGGGGCGACACTGGCCGCGCTCGACGACGGCGCGGTGCCCAGCGGCTACATCCGCGACATCGTCGAGCGGGTGACGCCGTCGATCCTGGTCGGCCGCCGTGAGGGCCTCACCCGGGTCGACGAGTTCGAGGCCCGGCACGTCACCGAGACCGGCAAGCAGCTGCTCAGCCGCTCGACCACCATCGCGGAAGCGGTGCGCGAGGGCCGGCTCGCGATCGTCGGGCTGACCTACCACCTGGCGGACGGCCAGGTGGTCCTGCGCGACCACATAGGCGACATCGGCGAGAACTGA
- the disA gene encoding DNA integrity scanning diadenylate cyclase DisA, whose translation MAVKSTGRTARTVVQLARPTLRETIARLAPGTPLRDGLERILRGRTGALIVIGYDDSVEAICDGGFSLDVRYAPTRLRELSKMDGAVVLSSDGSRILRANVQLVPDPSIPTEESGTRHRSAERTAIQTGYPVISVSHSMSIVTVYVAGERHVVPESATILSRANQTIDTLERYKTRLDEVSRQLSMAEIEDFVTLRDVMTVVQRLEMVRRISLEIDSDVVELGTDGRQLKLQLDELVGDNDTDRELIVRDYHANPDPPTAAQVTATLEELDGLSDSELLDFTTLARVFGYPSTAEAQDSAMSSRGYRAMAGIPRLQFAHVDLLVRNFGSLQGLLAASASDLQSVEGIGSMWARHIREGLSQLAESTIADRLA comes from the coding sequence ATGGCCGTGAAGTCGACGGGACGGACCGCGCGCACGGTCGTGCAGCTGGCCCGGCCGACCCTGCGCGAGACGATCGCCCGGCTGGCGCCCGGCACCCCGCTGCGCGACGGCCTGGAACGCATCCTGCGCGGCCGCACCGGCGCGCTGATCGTGATCGGCTACGACGACAGCGTCGAGGCGATCTGCGACGGCGGCTTCTCCCTCGACGTGCGCTACGCGCCGACCCGGCTGCGGGAGCTGTCGAAGATGGACGGCGCGGTGGTGCTCTCCAGCGACGGCAGCCGCATCCTGCGGGCCAACGTGCAGCTGGTGCCCGATCCGTCGATCCCGACCGAGGAGTCCGGCACCCGGCACCGCTCGGCCGAACGCACCGCGATCCAGACCGGCTACCCGGTGATCTCGGTCAGCCACTCGATGAGCATCGTGACCGTGTACGTCGCCGGCGAGCGACACGTGGTGCCCGAGTCGGCGACCATCCTGTCGCGGGCCAACCAGACCATCGACACGCTGGAGCGCTACAAGACCCGCCTCGACGAGGTGAGCCGGCAGCTGTCCATGGCCGAGATCGAGGACTTCGTGACGCTGCGCGACGTGATGACCGTGGTGCAGCGCCTCGAGATGGTGCGCCGCATCAGCCTGGAGATCGACTCCGACGTCGTCGAGCTCGGCACCGACGGCCGGCAGCTCAAACTGCAGCTCGATGAGCTGGTGGGCGACAACGACACCGACCGCGAGCTGATCGTGCGCGACTACCACGCCAATCCCGACCCGCCGACCGCCGCCCAGGTGACCGCCACGCTCGAGGAGCTCGACGGGCTCTCCGACAGCGAGCTGCTCGACTTCACCACGCTGGCAAGGGTTTTCGGCTACCCATCGACGGCCGAGGCGCAGGATTCGGCGATGAGCTCACGGGGCTACCGCGCGATGGCGGGCATCCCGCGGCTGCAGTTCGCGCACGTCGACCTGCTGGTGCGCAACTTCGGCTCGCTGCAGGGCCTGCTGGCCGCGAGCGCCAGCGACCTGCAGTCCGTCGAGGGCATCGGGTCGATGTGGGCGCGCCACATCCGCGAGGGCCTGTCACAGCTCGCCGAGTCGACGATCGCCGACCGGCTCGCCTGA